A region of Phoenix dactylifera cultivar Barhee BC4 unplaced genomic scaffold, palm_55x_up_171113_PBpolish2nd_filt_p 000112F, whole genome shotgun sequence DNA encodes the following proteins:
- the LOC103696668 gene encoding 40S ribosomal protein S25-like, with protein sequence MAPKKDKAPPPSSKPAKSGGGKQKKKKWSKGKQKEKVNNAVLFDQASYDKMLSEVPKYKQITPSVLSERLRINGSLARRAIKDLMARGSIRMVSAHASQQIYTRATNT encoded by the exons ATG GCGCCGAAGAAGGACAAGGCCCCGCCGCCGTCCTCAAAGCCCGCCAAGTCCGGTGGAggaaagcagaagaagaag AAATGGAGCAAGGGAAAGCAGAAGGAGAAGGTGAACAACGCGGTTCTCTTCGATCAGGCAAGCTATGATAAGATGCTCTCCGAGGTTCCCAAGTACAAGCAGATCACTCCCTCGGTGTTGTCCGAGAGATTAAGG ATCAATGGATCACTAGCCAGAAGGGCTATCAAGGATTTAATGGCCAGGGGTTCCATCAGGATGGTATCAGCACATGCCAGTCAGCAGATCTACACAAGGGCAACCAATACCTAA